TGAGCTGGCTGAGGTTCCTGTTGCCGAGGAAGCGGAGACGCTTGTACACGTACTCTGAGGCGAAGTGGTTCGTATTGCAGTTGAAGCTGTCGATGTAGTGCTGGAAGCGAGTGGCGCTCTCGAACCTCATCAGCTTGATGTTGTTGCAGCCGTCCCACTTCGTCAGGGTCTGCACCGGGCCCACGAACCCGTTGAACGACAGTCCGAATCTGATGCATGCGGCTGTAACAATACACGGACATTGTTAGTACCTGCATAAGAGAGTcacggtggcctagtgggtaaaaaaaCAACCTCTCATGTATCAGTgcatgggttcgattccaggtcaggcaagtactaatgcaacttttcttttgtatgtactatctaagtatatcttggacaccaatgactgtgtttcggatggcatgttaaactgtaggtcccggttgtcactgaacatccttggcggtcgttacgagtagtcagaagccagtaagtctgacactagtccaaccaaggggtattggattgcctgggtaactgggttgaggaggtcagataggcagtcgctccttgtataacCGAAGCCGACCCCCACAATGTaggaaaaaggcttggaagatgatgatgatgttagtaCTTGCATAGTTTCATGCTAgtgataataaattaatagctaGTATAGCTTCTCAATAGTGGAAGATTTTTagatcagttcagtagtttcaaagcctttagggtacataaaaaaaaacgattgttTTAGCTAGGTAACAAATGTAACAAATAACCATTTGTCAATAACCTAATTCCAATGATAAGCAAAGAACTGCGTAATCCGTTCTACATATTCTAACGCAAGGGTATGTATTCAACAATTTGTATAACTTGGCCAATTTAAACAGAGTGAAATGACCTCTTGCCGATTGTATCATTAACCATTGTCCGCACAATCGAACAATTGTCTTTAAATGTCACTTGACACGACTGCATTTATTACCCAATTGAAACGATTTgtatattaatatgtatttaggtatACACATGCATTTCCAGTCACTGAATAATCGTTATCAGACACATCAGGCCACtgataacaatataataatgacGTATCATTACATCATTAATGTTTACCGATTCTATCTAGGTTGtatgttgaaatattttgtaaatagtagAACCATATAAATAAGATAATGTTCAGAGATAAGAATAATTATAGTTTGTTTACCTTCTGTGAGCAGCCAACAGGAAATGTATTTATATAGAGCGAAATGTGCCCAAAGACCACAATAAAAGTGACGGTAGAATATTGAAGTGTCCCGGAATTCGTCCGATAGCATACTTTTCATGCTGAACACAgaaactgaaataaatgaaaacgcATTAGTATTTTATTGACTAATTTACTAACTGGAATACCTATTTCTGGCCTAGAAGGccgaatgaaataataaataagtatcgaTTTCAGTGACATTCTGTAGTGCTGTTATTTTGAATGTCACGTTAAAATATGTCGAAGTATGAAgctgtttcatttaaataataataattacctcCAATCTGGTAGGCGGCTAGGTAGCAGACTCCCTGGAAAAGCCGCTTCAAGGCGAGCTCCTCATAGACTTCCGGCGCAGTGTCCAGGGGGAATACATCAGTGATGTAGTCCTTGTATCTCCTGAATGAGAAGATGGGTCCGACGAGGAAGCACGCAGGGAAGTAAACGAACCCAATCAGTTCTAAAAACGTAGGTTGTGTTGGGAGCGCGGTTTGCAGGTTGTTTTTGGACAGCTCCTCGCCTTTAAGGAACTTGTCGCCGTCCCAGATGTCGAAGGAGAGGGCGATCAGCTTGAGGGTGAGAACGCAGTGAGGCATGGTCCAGGTAATGTCGTAATCCTCAGATTCGGTCATCACGTAGCCCGCCAGCAAGTAAATCATATTGAATGCGAACGTGAAGATCACGTTCATCTTGCCGGGACCCAGACATGCAGTAGACAAGTAGATGACGATGGCCGGGATGGCATTGTGGTACATCGACGTGCCAAAGTTAAAGTACGCCAAGTCCATTCCTGTTACGATGAAGTACAAGTTCCTGAGTTCGACGGTTTTCCTGACATATTTGTGATATATGATGGCCAGCGGGTATCCTAGGAGTATGGATATCAGGAGGTTCACTGCCGGTACCGTAGCGCCTATTATACCTGCTATATACGGTATCGGATTGAGGCCGATTACGTCCAGGAGGCAGAGCGCGACCCCAAACATTTTGtctgtaaacaaaaatattaaaactgttgATGATATTAATAAATGTTATCTCTCGACAACGACTGCGATTACTCAATGTTTAAtcactactaatattataaatgcgaaagtaaatctGTCCGTCAGGCTTTCGCGCCAAAATTACTAAATCGAATTTGACTCAAAGATGCACAGGCAGCCCTACCAGACTGAGAACCTCCATTTTTATAGTcggtttaaaataatatttttttccattacAAACAATATCTTTTGCCATTCGTTGTTCTACTCTTGCGATAATTACAAATCCATGTCTCGAGTACGAAGTCCAAGCGCGGTACAAAGTTCGTTGCTGTTCATTATTCGTAATAAttctaaatacctacataatatattagaTTCACTAACATTAGTGCTAGCTTTCGAATTACAAATGAACTCTCGTCATCGATACGGTAGGAAAGCATGTAGTACAATTTTGTAGTGCTtatgtataatatgtatacTCACATAATTTAACAATTAATTCCCTTTCACTATACACGCTATCGCAGCTTCGCCCACGTgctgtgttgataaaaagtagcctatgttttaATCCTACATAtcctacataccaaatttcaaacaaatcggTCCAGaggtttttgcgtgaaagaatcacaaacaaagatcaatacattctcacaaactttaacatttataatcttgtatgtctctaccagacctcgggactatagagtcccggatttttgggaggcgaacgtggggccgaagccaacacgctgaagcccttttgagacaactttaatgaaatggtgacacaaaaccgacgattatccctgtatacactatagaaatgtacccaaggacaatccccggttctgtgctaaactattgctaactatggatgaaaactacttgggctattgtgatgggatgctagtggactaggaatggggaaactacgggaactatggcacctgccgataacaatgtaataaatacacgtaaaaatggcaggtggagactcgccaactcacttactgggcccccgggaatcagtcgctaaatcgcaacaagggggcaacaggtacatgagcggctgaagggtgaggatacctcggcggactttaaacgcagatcacgcgctccctgtgggtccagcatcaccggcccactcgccacttaccacgaggcacctaccctccgagtgggctgttaaccctgctctagcgactccactctgaccggccgatgaaggcaagccaagaggcgggagacatttataatattattaagataaCAAAGTTACCAGCACCTGTACGCTTACGACAAACTCGGAAACTTACCGGTGAGTTGATGAAAAACACCTTCCGCATAAGAGCTTCGAAGATCTGCCTCGCTCAGGTATCCTTGCACTCGAGGTTAACCTGAAAAGATTTCAATTTGAGAATTGCTAATGCATACAAAAAAGTTTCTTACTTCATAATTAGTCAGAAATGGCATGAGCTTGTGTCATGTCTCAAGAACTGCTGAAACTTTTAACAATCAGAAACCGCATTCAATAAAATAGCGGGTGTATAATCATCAGCTTTGGCAAAATAAGAAAGTGTGGAAACGGCTgatctaaattaaattaacaattggtaaaaaaaaatacggtaaaAAAAATTCGAACGCAAGCATTGCATAGCATGTGAGGGGCCGCCTCCTACACCTAAAACAACATCAtacaatcatctgcctagtcttttcccaactatgaagGGGTCGGCTCCCAATGTAACCGTATGCagttgagtatcagtgtttaacaaggagcgacagcctatctgacctccttaacccagttacccgggcaatattgcaataaaaatatagtgtTATTAAAATGTTGTTCGCTAAAAATCATTGGCATGTGCtttcggcagttgcagtcggctgCATGATTTCATAACGAACCTTACGTCTGGGGAGCGACTTGTGTGTTTTAAGTTTAGTTGGCACTTACGGCATCTCAGAAACAGTACATCAGAAGGCACCGAAGGTTGGCCAAAAAAATTAGGAATTAGGAACAAGCCTCCTACAAGTTAAGACTAGTTTACCTACTATACTACATATTTAAGAATCAAGAATATTCTTCACTATCATGTTTGGAAAGTAGATAACTATGTTTGCCGATTGATTATTACATTTCGTTATCAAAAAGTTGAATTTTGACACTATCAGTTGTATTATGTCCTCAGTATGGAAGAATAAGTGTCTCAATCATGCTAGCTTAGTGTAACAATCAGATTAACTGATTAAAAAGATCTATACCATTCCATTAACTGGTTGTATTTCGCTAAtctagaaaatcaattgtgtctcgcgtatatctgcgcacCGACATACGCGAACGGGTTAAAACTTACAACTAATGTTGGTGAAACTTAAAAAGTgttataaaaaacttaattattattatggcTTTTTTTCATCCTATTATGCCTGTAattttaaagaataataaataatatacaaggtAGAAGTTCAATGTTATTATAGGCAGCCTCATTAGCAGCCTGATTCATTCAAGTTTAAAAGGAGATAAGATAAAACGGGATAGAATAACcacttttaaaacaatattgtctAGTATATTCTAAgataagtttttattaatttaaaacaccctTAATTTTTTCCCACTTCCCAGTTACTGTTGTACCCACAGTCCTACCCACTAAAACCAAGTCCAACCATCTAAAGTTATACTTCCCAtatccggataaaaaatagccctTTCCACAGTCTAAATACTACTACAaatttcatttatattgtttCAATGGTTAAGAGTAAACAAAGTTCCTTTCAGCATCTTAAAACTAAGGATGAAAATAAGATGAACAATGTCCAGTAACATTAACAGCTTTCTTATCAAAACCGATCTCGTAATGTAGAAGTTGTTCATCACACTGGACAATAAGGAAAATGATTCAGGTTAATGGTGCATTGAAATGGACGATATCCTACGGCAAGCCACCTTGTAACACGTCTAATTTAATAGCGGTGCATCCACAGGGTCAAATTGCATGAGCAAACTATCatcctatttattttctacagaTGCAACGAAGCAACAAAATGCATAGtatgaatctatactaatactagcttctgccagcggtttcacccgcatcccgtgggaactacttcccgtaccgggataaaaagtagcctatagccttcctcgataaatgggctatctaacactgagagaaatgttcaaatcggaccagtagttcctgagattagtgcgttcaaacaaacaatcaaactcttcagttttataatattagtatagattattttgtttgtaatggataaactcaaaaactactagaccaaTTTTTAAAAGTTACTTCATCTTTGGAAAGCAACACTCTTCACAAGggacataggttatattttatcaaagTATGTGCAGTAGTTAACACAAGACGAGAATATCTGTATCTGTTAACGTTTACAATTTTACTTTACGAAACAACACTTTGTGTAAAGCTTTTCATCctatagaaaaatatgttttgtgtcTAGAAGATGCATCTACATTTATCTGTAGTGGAACAACATTTTTGTGAAACTTTTACAGAATTCCCTCTActttctctcttctccatcatcaggtcagatctaaaccttcactgttttaTAGTGTTACGGTTATGAGACACATCCGAGTTACAAGCTTGTACCCtataccaggcctctgtcactcgacgtacttgcgcgcgataaatgcctaccgctcgctgggttaccggtagccccacgcggcacaGGGCGCACAACAGCCGCTCGCGACGCGcgcgttttatgtttattatttttatttgtgaacatgACGACCTCTGGCCAGTTATGTGCTGTGCTTGGTTGCAgatcaagtaaaagaaaaaatataaagcttacGTTTTTCCATTTACCTATAGATGTAGACAGGTcagttattgttaattttttatttggtttttaaaattatctaataaactgaagaactattttgatttgtgtAGGTGTATATGTGATTATTGTAGGAAAATATAAAGGTTtcctattatatatgtataggcatttagaaatattttatacctatgtatgaatatacataggtttctattttttaaagtaaaaatacttctttgtcattttaaaaataagcaacttactttagatacttaaattatagatacttaTACCTTACACTTATACATGCAATGATTACCGAGTTTTGTagctaaaaacattttgagTATAAGTAGGTGTAGTTCTCGTCCAACTAAATGGTGGCTTGGAACATTGCATATatcgctgcgcagaaaccaattttgggtacctaagtaggtatgtatcagcGGTCAGCGGTGTTGTGCCAGgggtaataggtaagtataggaTACTTGCGTGTTCTGTGCTCGAAAAGTAGTTGGGCACCTCCATTGATTTGGGGAGTCAGTtacaaataagcgtaactttgcttccctatttaattgtaagaggcaaccctacgctcgctgtcggcacggtcgcggtcactgaactgtgcgctatcgcattgaaataacaatcgagcgctggagcttttaaggttcattttctaacacagctatgaatttgtaggtagtcggggaacttgtaggtgcttataacagtaggtatgcacttttttgtatggagtgatttatctgttacgtagtaactattatataatctgtgcctATACCTACAATCTTTGTTAGATGTCTTTGATCtctcagggttcccatcatcagatcctagaCTTCACGACAatggaaccatttggaaagtataccctttcaaacaaaaaagtattgTTCCGATCAGTTATTAATCAACTGAGATTAGgccaaacaacaaaaaaaaaactagcatcCGCATAGCATTACTATCTCATTAttgtgaagtcggttaaagaGGCAGAAGCCCTCACACTACAGATTGTTTGCAATTTTGGATAATAGTACATGCAAGTTTTAACCATGTAATATTTCTTTGCTTaagtaaaaaacaaacatgataactttatacgtagaaagtacaaagTCTACATTTTTGCTGCTCCACTTTCACCTActaatgatgatgaaataataacaatacaaatagATTATTCAGGAAAAGGAGCTTAAGTAAAAATGTGGTGTTAGAAAAAAAGTGGAGGGTAGTTATTTTACTCTGCAAGTATGTAAAGTTATACAAAGTTTTCTTTGTCTTGCAAGAAACTAATGAGTATACTACAAATTCAGGAGTCTAAGAAGGGCACACAGGCATAATATTTTCTACATAGGCACAGCAATGCACAGCAAACAAAAAACACAAGATGTGAATGCCTAGGTACCGAATCTTACTGagattttaaattcattatacACAGTGCCTAGTCATTCATCTGATTATGTTATTACTTACACTTGCCATAATAGTAACGCTCAGGTTTTTAAATTGGGaacaataagattttttttttttaattatgggTAGTATCGAGAAAAAATGAAACATGACCACGCAAGATTTCAATTCGTTTCTGATCAAAGGTCATTAATTATGTGTATTTTAAGAACTAATAACGagcattatataaaattttctaagtttgacACGATCGCAATCTAAGGCCATACGAAAAATACGAAACAATGTAACAAATCGCGGTCACGCAACTCCCTCTTTGTGTTTTCACATTCTCGAAATATATCCAATTAATATGAAAGCCATGATTTATAAAACGCTAATCTTtcagaaaaactaaaaaataacttcaaaggAATACTTACTTTTTTCTGATATTATCTATTTCCACTTGGACACGGCACCGAGCACTCTCTTCAGCGAAATGACAAGCAGGGGCTGGTCAGGTGTTGCCAGTGGCAGTTAGTCAAATTTAACATTTGCACAGCTCAAAAAGTTACATTTTCTCGGGAAAAGTAACCTTACGTTTTTTTCCTCTCACCCGGTTGAGGACTTGATTTTAGGTATAATGTCTTGGTCCTTTACTGCAACAAACGGAGCGTCATATCTTAGCCTAGAATGTCTTATCATTTTGAGGTCTTCTATAACGAAACCTTCAAGTCATCAACTACATAAAAAATTCAAAAGGCTTGTGTtcaaacaccacccaaaaaagtacctattttactaccaaaaaaaatctaaacggttaccaaaatggataaatggtcaccaaataacgtttcctaaaatattattaaataaaaccattttttcgtattattgactactaaaaaaatatatggacgcctttaaaatacactttagaccaaatattatatattgtcactacttagatgttaccaattatagtctgttttttaatctcgtagactaaattgacacttgcaaaatgtcaaactttctaataattttgctagctctgtggtgcagtgttgtacttacgataccggttcgttgaatcgtaactttttacaataagtcatcctgaaataatgggcttatccttgatgattacgcatggctttgcgtggtcagatatccctggcagtttgtagcacgtcgtacagccatgtgtacgtacgtgaattttaaatataaaactttgaatgaatattaaattcgtctattatagataaaaagttacgattcaacgaaccggtatcgtaagtacaacactgcaccacagagctagcaaaattattagaaagtttgacattttgcaagtgtcaatttagtctacgagattaaaaaacagactatatgtaataccatgacttctaatttggtcatttttgttagactaaaaaagctaacgatcgctagaatatttcccaaataccaattaatatactggggtgcccaaacgtacatcgcttatttattgttatatgaatttgggtgtaactcagtacgtttaaaggctccagcagaccggatgcgtatgcgtagacgtaagcgtagacgtgcacgtagacgtgcacgtaccatgagttgtaatgtatggaaatgtatgagacaggccacaccgcttgcgtaacgacgcccacgtctacgttacgcaagcggtgtggcctgtctcatacctttccatacattacaactcatggttacgccgtaactacgcgcgtgactacgacgtggttacgcatacgcatccggtctgctcgagccttaaaatgtaagcacgcaacatgcagcaacatggcttctgtcacggctccggcgctgcggggctccggtgGTCCCATGtaagcttatcgtcgcagatggttttcacgctcaccaccgcagcttcggcttgctggccggctcagccggccagcctcagcctccgttaaaactacctgcgcctcggctcgcaggccgcctcagccctccgcgcctacgcggttttgaattgcactctaggggtagggcagacaagattacgtggagtcggttttgcagcgattcgttttcgtcactaactttgatttttggtattgATATTAATCTttgagttggatagaatttggtgaccattaatccattttgggaaccaaaaataatatttgtgcgagatttgcgatttttctgatgttattttattttttttggatcataatattatatactttagagcccttttaataaagtcaattttttttttggagttgtttattttatttggtgcctcagcttagagtcttaaaaatatttttggtgaccgcctaaattatacccaattcaaaataggtacctaacaaAAGTGGGTTATAAGGAGATTAGAAGTGAAAAGATTATATGAATATATGAATGTCCCGAGAAATTTTGAATTCAATTTGTGGATAAATCCAGAAAAATCGGTGAATTATGGTTTTTCGGAAACGCATAGGTACAACACATCGGTACAACCCGTACAACACACCTTCTTCTTCAAtataagagcccagctcttgtcggtgcagctccttccatttacgcctatctagcgccaactcctga
This window of the Helicoverpa zea isolate HzStark_Cry1AcR chromosome 31, ilHelZeax1.1, whole genome shotgun sequence genome carries:
- the LOC124644902 gene encoding lysophospholipid acyltransferase 5 encodes the protein MFGVALCLLDVIGLNPIPYIAGIIGATVPAVNLLISILLGYPLAIIYHKYVRKTVELRNLYFIVTGMDLAYFNFGTSMYHNAIPAIVIYLSTACLGPGKMNVIFTFAFNMIYLLAGYVMTESEDYDITWTMPHCVLTLKLIALSFDIWDGDKFLKGEELSKNNLQTALPTQPTFLELIGFVYFPACFLVGPIFSFRRYKDYITDVFPLDTAPEVYEELALKRLFQGVCYLAAYQIGVSVFSMKSMLSDEFRDTSIFYRHFYCGLWAHFALYKYISCWLLTEAACIRFGLSFNGFVGPVQTLTKWDGCNNIKLMRFESATRFQHYIDSFNCNTNHFASEYVYKRLRFLGNRNLSQLITLAFLALWHGTQSGYYMTFLNEFLIMVMEKDIEALLTKTAFYDKMWSTPYVKYPLYVILKTYTIVFMGWSLAPFDVKSFGKWWSIYSSLYFSGFILFLPWSFVYKPMILKLLERNAASHSKAS